Proteins encoded within one genomic window of Oryza brachyantha chromosome 7, ObraRS2, whole genome shotgun sequence:
- the LOC102709296 gene encoding transcription termination factor MTERF9, chloroplastic, translating into MAPPPLAALRPATFPLPALPCPAATRRGCAVAFSLQTNVRLLKPNRRSRRSRYPYYDHDEDDDEEEADEFEFEEEDDYEGDDDLSGLEYPGVLYSNNPRAPIKKLVREKPALKQNWEGRQPKTRSRYDTPEKIDALHAKSKASRSIGLVDTDNEVELKNESISRSMFHKLQEEYDFDDKWLPLVDYLCTFGLKESHFTNMYERHMACFQISQASAEERLEFLLSVGVKSKDMKRILVRQPQILEYTLSNLKSHVAFLVSIGIPSVRIGQIISAAPSLFSYSVEQSLKPTVRYLIEEVGIDESDMGKVVQLSPQILVQRIDSAWKSRFLFLSKELGAPKDKIVKMVTKHPQLLHYSIEDGLLPRINFLRSIGMRDTDVLKILTSLTQVLSLSLEENLKPKYLYLVNDLRNDVQSLTKYPMYLSLSLDQRIRPRHRFLVSLKKAPKGPFPLSSFVPTDERFCKQWAGTSLEKYHTFRQSMLLKGFAGKTGRRTLTSRR; encoded by the exons atggcgccgccgccgctcgccgcgctccggccggcgacgttccctctcccggccctcccctgccccgccgccacccgccgcggctgcgccgtcgccttcTCGCTGCAGACCAACGTCCGCCTCCTCAAGCCCAACCGCCGCTCCAGGCGATCCCGGTACCCCTACTACGAccacgacgaggacgacgacgaggaggaggcggacgaGTTCGAGttcgaggaggaagacgactaCGAGGGCGAT GATGATTTATCGGGTTTGGAGTATCCTGGTGTACTTTATTCAAACAATCCCCGTGCTCCAATTAAGAAACTAG TTAGGGAAAAACCAGCGCTAAAACAGAACTGGGAAGGAAGACAACCTAAAACACGAAGCAGATATGACACTCCAGAAAAAATTGATGCCTTGCATGCCAAGAGTAAAGCTAGCAGATCAATTGGTCTTGTGGACACAGACAATGAAGTAGAG tTGAAGAATGAAAGTATCTCTAGAAGCATGTTTCACAAACTTCAAGAAGAGTATGACTTTGATGATAAATGGTTACCTCTAGTTGATTACTTATGCACATTTGGGCTGAAGGAATCTCATTTTACCAACATGTATGAGAGGCACATGGCCTGCTTTCAAATCAGTCAAGCTTCTGCAGAAGAAAGGTTAGAGTTCCTTCTAAGTGTTGGTGTTAAAAGCAAGGATATGAAGAGGATTCTTGTTAGACAACCACAAATTTTGGAATACACTCTCAGCAATCTGAAGTCTCATGTTGCGTTTCTGGTGAGCATAGGTATTCCGAGTGTACGGATAGGTCAAATTATTTCTGCTGCTCCATCATTGTTCTCTTACAGTGTTGAGCAGTCTCTCAAGCCAACTGTAAGGTATCTGATTGAGGAAGTGGGCATTGATGAGAGTGATATGGGGAAAGTAGTGCAACTAAGCCCACAGATTCTGGTCCAAAGAATTGATAGTGCATGGAAATCtcgatttctttttctatcaaaAGAATTAGGGGCTCcaaaagataaaattgttAAGATGGTCACAAAACACCCACAGCTGCTTCATTACAGCATTGAGGATGGACTATTACCTCGAATCAATTTTCTTAGAAGCATTGGCATGAGAGACACTGATGTTCTAAAGATATTGACAAGTCTGACTCAG GTGCTGTCTTTGTCTTTGGAGGAAAATCTCAAACCAAAGTATCTTTACTTGGTCAATGACCTTAGAAATGATGTTCAGTCCTTGACAAAGTATCCTATGTACCTGAGCTTATCCCTTGACCAGAGAATCCGCCCCCGACACCGTTTTCTTGTTTCATTGAAGAAAGCTCCAAAGGGCCCGTTCCCTCTTAGCTCCTTTGTGCCTACGGATGAGCGATTTTGCAAGCAGTGGGCTGGGACTAGCTTAGAGAAGTATCATACATTTCGGCAGAGCATGCTGCTCAAGGGTTTTGCAGGGAAGACTGGAAGGAGAACATTAACATCGAGGCGGTAG